A portion of the Sebastes fasciatus isolate fSebFas1 chromosome 2, fSebFas1.pri, whole genome shotgun sequence genome contains these proteins:
- the LOC141759909 gene encoding uncharacterized protein LOC141759909 translates to MGLYLKIAAGLLLLIQTFHPASFQNATDATDAPRRTIDKAWLRELAKNTAGSQNAVNTEEADSDPGSDADGESTNDYSSGIASGSMAIYSEGEENASGQDNRVRETTNNLTTVATTVPPTFPTNVTTRKAKLPDATVSPTNVTSDPTTSRQINKTKAENEFHNSTMTPQKPTTHPSAQNSTHSSGSNHTDLPTTTLAPESNATQKSTAKPNKDTGLTNATKSTTKTTATTTTIPTTTMKQKKNETSTKSSSTTAIPSETTGTSPTTTTIAAPITPEKANKTDKDAASGSNSERGLATDNHGAWGAVLGTGVAVSLVGLVAFIILKKKHVKGFSHSKLVEDYPSETVHRLDNSAPLDLNFGVGSSAYYNPGLQGDNIQMTNFPGRR, encoded by the exons ATGGGATTGTATTTAAAAATCGCAGCAGGCCTCCTTCTGCTTATCCAAACCTTTCACCCGGCATCGTTTCAAAATGCAACCGATGCAACCGACGCCCCGCGGCGGACAATTGATAAGGCTTGGCTCCGTGAGCTAGCCAAAAATACAGCTGGAAGTCAAAACGCTGTAAATACTGAGGAGGCTGACTCTGATCCGGGATCTGATGCGGATGGGGAGTCGACTAATGATTACTCCAGTGGGATCGCATCCGGCTCGATGGCAATATACAGCGAAGGCGAGGAGAATGCGTCCGGCCAAGATAACCGCGTAAGAGAAACTACGAATAATCTGACTACTGTCGCTACCACCGTGCCGCCTACATTTCCCACAAATGTTACAACCAGGAAAGCTAAATTGCCAGACGCCACCGTTTCTCCGACTAACGTGACCTCAGACCCCACAACCTCACGCCAGATCAACAAGACAAAAGCTGAGAATGAATTTCACAACTCCACGATGACTCCTCAAAAACCCACGACTCATCCGAGCGCACAAAACTCCACCCACTCTTCAGGTAGCAATCACACTGATTTACCGACGACAACCTTGGCACCGGAAAGCAACGCTACGCAAAAATCCACGGCAAAACCCAACAAAGACACAGGGTTGACTAACGCTACAAAATCTACCACAAAAACAACCgcaacaaccacaacaattCCAACAACCACAATGAAGCAAAAGAAAAACGAGACCTCCACCAAGTCTTCCTCTACAACGGCGATCCCATCTGAGACCACAGGAACGAGCCCTACGACTACAACCATCGCTGCTCCGATCACACCCGAGAAGGCCAACAAGACAGACAAAGATGCAGCCTCGGGGAGCAACTCAGAAAGAG GTTTGGCGACGGATAACCACGGAGCGTGGGGAGCTGTTCTGGGAACGGGGGTGGCTGTGTCCCTTGTGGGACTGGTGGCCTTCATCATCCTGAAGAAGAAACACGTGAAGGGTTTCTCTCATAGTAAACTGGTTGAGGACTATCCTTCAGAAACAG TTCACAGATTAGACAACAGTGCACCTTTGGACTTGAACTTTGGAGTTGGTAGTTCGGCCTATTACAACCCAGGACTCCAAGGGGACAACATCCAAATGACCAACTTTCCAGGACGCCGCTGA